From Fervidobacterium sp., the proteins below share one genomic window:
- the dxs gene encoding 1-deoxy-D-xylulose-5-phosphate synthase has translation MKDTFKSREMIDKIRKMNYDELYKFANQIREYMISVISQNGGHLASNLGTVELTLALYRVFDPFDDYIIWDTGHQAYTHKLLTGRWEEFKTLRKFGGISGFTNIFESEVDRFGAGHVGTSIAAALGIEKALNLEGKKANVLVIIGDGALTSGQALEALNQIKSQNSKIKIILNSNGMSISKNVGGLSMLLETLRTNKIYLTLKESIKKGMNDNVEFELKKIREALKVALIGEDFFESIGLKHFGPVDGHDLKILEEAFKQIKGYPYPTVLTVFTVKGKGYTHSETNPTRYHGVEKFDPDSGDFDKPEDTFSYSEVFGRVITKLAKDDRKIVALTAAMPDGTGLSTFAKSFPERFIDLGITEQSVVTYAGGLALMGYKPVVAIYSTFLQRAYDQIVHDIALQNLNVLFTIDRAGLVGTDGPTHHGVFDIAYLRSIPRLKILTPINASDLVSMLYAILTQRDKYKGPIAIRYPRDVEFGNLDKICDKIEHEDPFKWKILVKGKNIALLSVGTITQEYIEMCKRNDYTLVGVRSVKPFDEQVLENVIHEHNFIFTIEEACLLGGFGEGLSCHYVNNLSWKYPETKIFNLGIPDEFIQHGTRKELLKLVGLDNKSVEIVVKETVEKYLMKGVKNL, from the coding sequence ATGAAAGATACTTTCAAAAGCAGAGAAATGATAGACAAGATTCGCAAAATGAACTACGATGAGCTTTACAAATTTGCAAATCAAATAAGAGAATACATGATCTCGGTGATCTCTCAAAATGGTGGGCATCTTGCAAGCAACCTTGGTACAGTGGAACTCACGTTGGCACTGTATCGAGTATTTGATCCATTTGATGACTACATAATCTGGGACACTGGGCATCAAGCTTATACACACAAATTGTTAACTGGTCGTTGGGAAGAATTCAAAACACTCAGAAAGTTCGGTGGAATTTCCGGATTTACAAATATATTCGAGAGCGAAGTTGACAGGTTTGGTGCTGGCCACGTTGGTACTTCAATAGCAGCTGCTCTTGGGATTGAAAAAGCACTGAACTTGGAGGGTAAGAAAGCAAACGTTTTAGTGATAATAGGAGACGGAGCATTGACCAGTGGTCAAGCACTCGAAGCCTTAAATCAGATTAAGAGCCAAAATTCAAAGATTAAAATAATTTTGAACAGCAATGGAATGAGTATTTCTAAGAACGTTGGAGGACTTTCGATGTTATTAGAAACACTCAGAACAAATAAAATTTACTTAACACTTAAAGAAAGCATAAAGAAAGGTATGAATGATAATGTCGAGTTTGAATTGAAAAAAATCCGTGAAGCCTTGAAAGTTGCATTAATTGGCGAAGATTTCTTCGAATCTATAGGCTTAAAACATTTTGGACCAGTGGATGGACACGATCTAAAAATCTTAGAAGAAGCCTTTAAGCAAATAAAGGGCTATCCATACCCAACTGTGTTAACTGTTTTTACCGTGAAAGGGAAGGGTTACACCCATTCAGAAACCAACCCTACGAGATATCATGGTGTAGAAAAATTTGATCCGGATTCAGGAGACTTTGACAAACCTGAAGATACGTTCTCTTACAGCGAGGTATTCGGAAGAGTTATCACTAAATTAGCAAAAGATGACAGAAAAATCGTGGCGCTAACCGCCGCAATGCCAGATGGCACGGGACTGAGTACATTTGCCAAATCGTTTCCAGAAAGATTCATAGATCTTGGTATTACAGAACAGTCCGTAGTAACATACGCAGGTGGGCTTGCTTTAATGGGTTACAAGCCTGTTGTTGCCATATATTCAACTTTTCTTCAAAGAGCGTACGATCAGATAGTCCACGATATAGCACTCCAAAACCTTAATGTTTTGTTTACCATAGATAGGGCTGGACTTGTGGGAACAGATGGACCAACTCATCACGGTGTTTTTGACATTGCTTATCTAAGAAGTATTCCCAGATTAAAAATTCTTACTCCAATCAATGCATCAGACCTGGTAAGTATGCTGTATGCTATTTTAACGCAGCGTGACAAATACAAAGGTCCAATAGCAATTAGGTATCCACGCGATGTTGAATTTGGAAATTTAGACAAGATTTGTGATAAAATAGAACACGAAGACCCATTTAAGTGGAAAATATTGGTAAAAGGAAAAAATATAGCTTTACTTAGCGTTGGAACTATTACACAAGAATATATTGAAATGTGCAAAAGAAATGATTATACGCTCGTTGGAGTAAGAAGTGTGAAACCATTTGACGAACAAGTCCTAGAAAATGTAATTCATGAACATAATTTCATTTTCACGATAGAAGAGGCATGTCTATTAGGGGGGTTTGGAGAAGGTTTATCTTGCCATTATGTGAACAACTTATCTTGGAAGTATCCGGAGACCAAGATATTTAATCTTGGAATTCCAGATGAATTCATCCAACATGGAACAAGAAAAGAATTGTTGAAATTGGTAGGTCTTGATAACAAAAGTGTAGAAATCGTTGTAAAAGAGACTGTTGAGAAATACCTGATGAAAGGAGTGAAAAATTTATGA
- a CDS encoding Asp23/Gls24 family envelope stress response protein — MKFQTEYGEVEITVNAIRKLVYLAVMETYGPISIGTDNWFSKWFSSEEGKIKVEEDEYGRITVDIFVEVEYGTKVTEVGRNIEENVKHKLSHFANCDNVEVNVHIIGVR, encoded by the coding sequence ATGAAATTCCAGACAGAATACGGAGAAGTCGAAATAACTGTAAATGCCATCAGAAAACTTGTTTACTTAGCTGTTATGGAAACTTATGGACCAATAAGCATAGGAACAGATAATTGGTTTTCAAAATGGTTTTCCTCAGAAGAAGGAAAAATAAAAGTTGAAGAGGATGAATATGGAAGAATCACTGTAGATATATTCGTCGAAGTTGAATACGGTACAAAGGTTACAGAAGTTGGAAGAAATATAGAGGAAAACGTAAAACACAAACTTTCTCACTTTGCAAATTGCGACAACGTGGAAGTCAACGTCCACATCATTGGTGTAAGATAG
- a CDS encoding DAK2 domain-containing protein, producing the protein MKGTENLLAHRDEINALNVFPVPDGDTGSNMSSTLLEACKYLENLSDTKLKNVLDAIKRGTLMGARGNSGVILSQIFRGFCEALDKKSKLTVADFVKGIKSSKEVAYKAVLKPVEGTILTVVRMLDEHSRELASLESFEQLFEKMEEIALDAVKKTPSLLPKLREANVVDAGAKGLYYIIQGFKMYMLGDTRINLEGVETKPAEEISIALEELKYQYCTELIVQTKKVISVNERQILESYLNEIGDSVVFFVQDDVIKLHVHTNNPGNVIERFLKHGDLVKVKIDNMKMQHEHVAGELYAKKERKKLAFVSVSPGEGISKVLKDLGVDEIVSGGQSMNPSMADILDAVRRANAEHVIVFPNNSNIILAAEQAAKVAEKEGIKVIVIKTTNVQENIMGMIYKIGEEPEEVVNSINENIQKTVAISITIAVRDSKYSGEKIKKGEYLGFLAKELVSHHRNLPNVLDKIYQKCKMEEKEILTVFVGLNATPIEQSIVEKYTKKKYPNIQIEFLQGGQPHYPFLMMVE; encoded by the coding sequence ATGAAAGGTACCGAAAATTTGTTGGCCCATAGAGACGAGATAAACGCACTAAATGTTTTTCCGGTGCCTGATGGAGACACTGGCTCAAATATGAGCTCAACATTGCTTGAAGCTTGCAAATATCTGGAAAATCTCAGCGACACAAAATTGAAAAATGTGCTTGATGCAATCAAGCGTGGAACACTGATGGGGGCAAGGGGAAATTCTGGAGTTATACTTTCCCAAATCTTTCGAGGTTTTTGCGAAGCACTTGATAAAAAATCAAAACTTACAGTGGCTGATTTTGTAAAAGGAATTAAAAGCTCTAAAGAAGTTGCATACAAAGCAGTTTTAAAACCTGTCGAAGGTACTATATTAACTGTTGTTAGAATGTTGGATGAGCACTCAAGAGAACTAGCATCTTTGGAGAGCTTTGAACAACTTTTTGAAAAAATGGAAGAAATTGCATTAGATGCCGTGAAAAAAACACCTTCTCTTTTACCTAAGCTCAGAGAAGCCAACGTTGTCGATGCCGGTGCCAAAGGGCTTTATTACATTATCCAAGGATTCAAAATGTACATGCTTGGCGATACAAGGATCAATTTGGAAGGCGTTGAAACAAAACCTGCAGAAGAAATATCGATAGCCCTCGAAGAATTAAAATACCAATATTGTACAGAATTGATTGTTCAAACAAAGAAAGTGATATCTGTTAACGAACGACAAATACTTGAGTCATACTTAAACGAAATTGGTGATTCTGTGGTGTTCTTTGTCCAGGACGATGTGATAAAGTTGCATGTGCATACAAATAATCCAGGTAACGTTATAGAGAGGTTTTTAAAACATGGCGACCTTGTTAAGGTGAAGATAGATAACATGAAAATGCAACACGAACACGTTGCAGGAGAGTTATATGCCAAGAAAGAAAGGAAAAAACTTGCATTTGTCTCAGTTTCCCCGGGTGAAGGTATATCAAAGGTGCTCAAAGATCTTGGAGTAGACGAGATCGTTTCAGGAGGGCAATCGATGAATCCAAGTATGGCAGATATACTCGATGCTGTAAGAAGAGCAAACGCTGAACATGTGATAGTATTCCCAAACAATTCCAACATAATCCTTGCGGCGGAACAAGCTGCAAAAGTTGCTGAAAAAGAAGGAATCAAAGTGATAGTCATAAAAACAACAAATGTGCAAGAAAATATAATGGGAATGATTTACAAAATCGGCGAGGAACCTGAAGAGGTAGTAAATAGTATAAACGAAAATATCCAAAAAACTGTGGCTATATCAATAACTATAGCGGTAAGAGATTCAAAGTATTCTGGCGAGAAGATTAAAAAAGGAGAATATCTAGGTTTTCTAGCCAAGGAATTAGTTTCTCATCACAGAAATCTTCCAAACGTACTTGATAAAATCTATCAAAAATGCAAAATGGAGGAAAAGGAAATCTTAACAGTATTTGTTGGTTTAAATGCAACACCAATTGAACAGAGTATCGTTGAAAAATATACAAAAAAGAAATACCCAAATATACAAATCGAATTTCTACAAGGTGGTCAACCACATTACCCATTTTTGATGATGGTAGAATAA
- a CDS encoding SoxR reducing system RseC family protein, translating to MREVMKVSNVDDRYIYLSLSVSETTCSTCAIAGSCSIKESGKELRILKNSVRKEFLPLAPGDIVVVDMKYNQAVLSLIVYGIPLLGFIVGILLGYFLKLSDIASFIIGILLAGGSTVVSRTFDKKYKIDILDVKHQNLTKDLISEYTEN from the coding sequence ATGCGCGAAGTTATGAAAGTATCGAATGTTGATGATAGGTACATTTATTTGTCGTTAAGTGTAAGTGAAACAACCTGTTCAACGTGCGCTATAGCTGGTTCTTGTTCAATTAAAGAAAGTGGTAAAGAGCTGAGAATATTAAAAAATTCTGTGAGAAAGGAATTTTTACCGTTGGCTCCTGGGGATATAGTCGTTGTTGATATGAAGTACAATCAAGCTGTACTTTCATTAATAGTTTATGGGATACCGCTCTTGGGATTTATCGTAGGTATATTGTTAGGTTATTTTCTTAAATTATCAGACATAGCATCTTTTATTATAGGTATACTACTTGCTGGTGGAAGTACTGTTGTATCACGTACATTCGATAAAAAATACAAAATAGATATATTAGATGTAAAGCATCAAAACTTAACAAAAGATCTTATTTCTGAATACACGGAGAACTAG
- a CDS encoding lysophospholipase has translation MIYSFKEGVSEKGWVVIVHGLGEHIGRYEKLINILKESSYGVIGFDLPGHGKSSGKRGHTCIEDVLEIIDELTKQTKSFSLFGHSLGGLIAIRYAQTRPQKVEKLIVSSPALYIKPSNSQKIILNLFAYTLPSLAVSNGIEPRLLSRNMEAVQKYISDPLVHDRISIKLGKSMLKNLQNAHEQVERITCPVAILVGTEDKVTPPHGARSFYERLKVKKILREFEGGYHELFEDPEYSEQFYKEVIKFLQEDF, from the coding sequence GTGATTTATTCTTTCAAAGAAGGAGTTTCTGAAAAAGGTTGGGTTGTAATAGTACATGGACTTGGTGAACACATAGGTAGATACGAAAAATTAATCAATATACTAAAAGAATCATCTTACGGCGTGATTGGATTTGACCTGCCAGGTCATGGTAAAAGTTCTGGAAAACGTGGTCATACTTGTATTGAAGATGTACTGGAAATAATAGATGAACTAACTAAACAAACAAAATCTTTCTCGCTGTTTGGGCACAGTCTTGGTGGATTAATAGCCATAAGATACGCTCAAACAAGACCACAAAAAGTTGAAAAACTTATTGTCTCATCACCGGCATTGTACATTAAACCAAGTAACTCGCAGAAGATAATATTAAACCTATTTGCATACACTTTGCCAAGTTTGGCAGTTAGCAACGGCATAGAGCCAAGATTACTCTCTCGAAACATGGAAGCTGTACAAAAGTACATTTCCGATCCACTTGTTCATGATAGAATATCTATAAAGCTTGGTAAAAGCATGCTCAAAAACTTGCAAAATGCACACGAACAAGTTGAAAGAATAACATGTCCTGTTGCCATATTAGTTGGTACTGAAGATAAAGTAACTCCTCCACATGGTGCAAGAAGCTTTTATGAGAGGTTAAAAGTTAAGAAGATACTAAGAGAGTTTGAAGGTGGATACCATGAATTATTTGAAGATCCAGAATATTCTGAGCAATTTTATAAAGAAGTGATAAAATTTCTACAAGAAGACTTCTAA
- the fliW gene encoding flagellar assembly protein FliW — translation MYKTRLGDFDLNENEILFFPEGIPGFESLKKFAIIALEETRPIFWLVSLEDETVALPIIDPWIVEEDYEVELSQNELQILKIEDPNDLVVWCVVTIPIGKPEETTVNLKAPIVINLKNGIGLQVILEKYELKHQIKKKYDPTLKSGD, via the coding sequence ATGTACAAAACACGATTGGGTGATTTTGACTTGAACGAAAATGAAATACTCTTTTTCCCCGAAGGTATCCCTGGATTCGAAAGTTTAAAAAAGTTTGCGATTATAGCTTTAGAAGAGACAAGACCTATATTTTGGCTTGTAAGCCTCGAGGATGAAACTGTTGCATTACCCATAATAGATCCATGGATTGTAGAAGAAGACTATGAGGTTGAATTATCACAAAATGAATTACAAATACTTAAAATAGAAGATCCAAATGATTTAGTAGTATGGTGTGTTGTAACTATACCAATTGGAAAACCGGAGGAAACAACTGTAAATCTCAAAGCACCGATCGTAATAAATCTAAAAAATGGGATAGGATTGCAAGTAATATTGGAAAAATATGAGCTAAAACATCAAATAAAAAAAAAGTATGACCCAACGCTGAAAAGTGGTGATTAA
- the csrA gene encoding carbon storage regulator CsrA gives MLVLSRKIGESIIIGDNIEIKVLKIEGGSVKIGVIAPPSVRVYRQEIYKNVAEQNKQAITETPEKLKEITYLKEVLKNVNKNR, from the coding sequence ATGCTTGTTTTGTCCAGAAAAATAGGTGAAAGCATTATAATAGGGGATAATATAGAAATTAAGGTTTTGAAGATAGAAGGTGGAAGCGTAAAAATTGGTGTAATAGCTCCACCAAGTGTAAGAGTTTACAGGCAAGAAATATATAAAAATGTCGCAGAGCAAAATAAACAAGCCATTACAGAAACGCCTGAAAAATTAAAGGAAATAACCTATTTAAAGGAGGTTTTGAAAAATGTCAATAAAAATCGATGA
- the gatC gene encoding Asp-tRNA(Asn)/Glu-tRNA(Gln) amidotransferase subunit GatC, protein MSIKIDDKLIQHLSKLSRLTVSDIQKLKNDLQKILDYFEILSEVNTENVEPMYTPIEESFEPRSAEPKSCENVQEIIDNFPDRVGRLIKVPGIYG, encoded by the coding sequence ATGTCAATAAAAATCGATGATAAACTCATCCAACACCTTTCGAAACTCTCAAGATTGACCGTTTCTGACATCCAGAAGCTAAAAAACGATCTACAAAAGATCTTGGACTACTTCGAAATACTTTCAGAAGTAAACACCGAAAACGTGGAACCAATGTATACTCCTATAGAAGAAAGCTTTGAACCACGTTCAGCAGAACCTAAAAGTTGTGAAAATGTGCAAGAAATTATAGATAACTTTCCAGATAGAGTTGGTAGACTGATAAAAGTGCCAGGGATTTACGGATAA
- a CDS encoding YraN family protein, whose protein sequence is MEKLCKPKKDWQIAENLAVEYLEKAKRYKILEKNFRTPFGEIDIIACCKDVVIFVEVKSGNGKRILPSERVDKEKFDKIIKVAEYYLEHRLKDKIYTKVQIDVVEVVGSAIKHYEDIGWDFS, encoded by the coding sequence ATGGAGAAACTGTGCAAACCCAAAAAAGATTGGCAAATAGCAGAAAATTTAGCGGTAGAATATTTAGAAAAGGCTAAAAGATATAAAATACTCGAAAAGAATTTTAGAACTCCTTTTGGAGAGATAGACATAATAGCGTGCTGCAAAGATGTGGTAATATTTGTCGAAGTCAAATCTGGAAATGGAAAACGCATACTACCTTCTGAACGTGTTGATAAAGAAAAATTCGATAAAATCATAAAAGTTGCAGAGTACTATTTGGAACATCGTTTGAAAGATAAAATTTATACTAAAGTACAGATCGATGTTGTGGAAGTTGTAGGTTCAGCGATTAAACACTACGAAGATATAGGGTGGGATTTCAGTTGA
- the smpB gene encoding SsrA-binding protein SmpB: MKIIATNKKAYTDYLINETYEAGIVLVGTEVKSLREHGASFKDSFCKVKDGELWLLNLHIPPYRFGNIYNHEPERPRKLLLHRKEIDRIWGKIRQEGYTIIPTKIYFNNQGKVKVEIAVAKGKKSYDKREEIKKKETQKKIKEYLKYNK, translated from the coding sequence TTGAAAATAATAGCTACAAACAAAAAAGCTTACACTGATTACTTAATCAACGAAACATACGAGGCAGGAATCGTTTTGGTTGGTACGGAAGTTAAATCATTAAGAGAACATGGAGCAAGCTTCAAGGACTCATTTTGCAAAGTTAAAGACGGTGAACTTTGGCTATTGAATCTACATATACCACCTTACCGATTTGGTAACATATACAACCACGAACCGGAAAGACCAAGAAAACTGTTGTTACACAGAAAAGAGATAGATAGAATATGGGGTAAAATAAGGCAAGAAGGTTATACTATCATCCCAACGAAGATTTACTTCAATAACCAAGGGAAGGTCAAAGTAGAAATAGCAGTAGCAAAGGGTAAAAAGAGTTATGATAAACGTGAAGAGATAAAGAAAAAAGAAACACAAAAAAAGATAAAAGAGTACTTAAAATACAACAAATAA
- the deoC gene encoding deoxyribose-phosphate aldolase: protein MKINEFIDHTNLKPTATSDEIKKLCEEALQYNFKGVCVNPSFVPMVRDLLNGSNVLTVTVVGFPLGTTSTMAKVYETKWVVENGAQEVDMVIHIGKLKEKDYEYVYNDIKAVVEAANVPVKVIIETCYLTDEEKVAASFLSKLAGAAFVKTSTGFGTFGAKFEDVQLMHWAVDGQIEIKASGGIKTYEDALKMITAGATRIGTSSGVSIVKK from the coding sequence ATAAAAATCAACGAATTTATAGATCACACAAACTTAAAGCCAACAGCTACAAGTGATGAAATAAAGAAATTGTGCGAAGAGGCTTTACAATATAACTTCAAAGGAGTGTGTGTTAATCCTTCTTTTGTGCCTATGGTGCGCGATTTACTGAATGGTAGTAATGTGTTAACAGTAACAGTTGTTGGTTTCCCACTCGGTACTACAAGTACAATGGCAAAGGTTTATGAAACAAAATGGGTCGTAGAAAACGGTGCTCAAGAAGTTGATATGGTTATCCATATAGGAAAACTAAAAGAAAAAGATTATGAATATGTGTATAATGACATAAAAGCTGTGGTTGAAGCAGCAAATGTTCCTGTAAAAGTTATAATCGAGACATGTTACTTAACTGATGAAGAAAAGGTTGCCGCAAGTTTTCTTTCAAAACTTGCAGGTGCGGCTTTTGTTAAGACTTCAACTGGTTTTGGAACATTCGGTGCAAAGTTTGAAGACGTACAATTAATGCACTGGGCAGTTGATGGTCAGATAGAAATTAAAGCATCAGGCGGCATAAAAACTTATGAAGATGCTTTAAAAATGATAACAGCAGGGGCGACTCGGATAGGCACCAGCTCAGGTGTATCGATCGTAAAAAAATGA
- the glgD gene encoding glucose-1-phosphate adenylyltransferase subunit GlgD — protein sequence MKVLGLILAGGKSDALGKLVFKRASAALPVFGKYRAIDFTLSNMVNSGIYKVGVLTQYNPRSLMDHLGSGKEWDLDRKHGGLYILQPYLGMTGEYWYRGTADALFQNTTMLRRGDEDYVLIGSGDHIYKVLYNDMFSYHFAKGADVTLMVKELDETYDIKDYGVVVTEADGRIKEIHEKVQNPPSRKAFLGVYFINKYLLLDLLYDTVPAGKYDLLLDVIIPNLDKLRVYAYEFNGYWRNIKKGISEYYKTNMEVVNNRKIREELFLKYGKVYTKLKDYPPAKYTGTARVSNSMIADGCIISGTVRNSVIFRGVVIRAGARVENSIIMQDSVIEEGAVVKNAIIDKNCVVRAEQVLVGDFEPVVLEKWMVI from the coding sequence GTGAAGGTACTTGGATTGATTTTGGCTGGAGGAAAGAGTGATGCACTGGGAAAGCTAGTGTTCAAGAGAGCAAGCGCCGCCTTACCTGTTTTTGGTAAATACAGAGCAATAGATTTCACACTAAGTAATATGGTAAACTCTGGAATATACAAAGTTGGCGTTTTAACTCAATATAACCCCAGAAGTCTGATGGACCATCTTGGTTCTGGGAAGGAATGGGACCTTGATAGAAAACACGGTGGACTGTACATATTACAACCTTACTTAGGAATGACAGGGGAATATTGGTACAGAGGTACAGCTGACGCATTGTTTCAAAACACAACTATGTTACGACGCGGGGACGAAGATTATGTCTTAATAGGCTCCGGTGATCATATATACAAAGTGTTGTATAATGATATGTTCAGTTATCACTTTGCAAAAGGTGCCGATGTAACTTTGATGGTTAAAGAATTAGACGAAACATACGATATTAAGGATTATGGAGTGGTAGTTACAGAAGCAGATGGTAGAATAAAAGAGATACACGAAAAAGTCCAAAACCCCCCATCAAGAAAGGCGTTTCTTGGTGTTTACTTCATAAACAAATATCTGCTCCTTGATCTGTTGTATGATACAGTTCCAGCGGGCAAATACGATTTGCTATTGGATGTGATAATTCCCAATCTTGATAAATTGAGGGTATACGCTTACGAGTTTAACGGATATTGGAGAAACATCAAGAAAGGTATCAGTGAATATTATAAAACAAACATGGAAGTAGTTAACAACAGAAAAATACGCGAAGAGCTCTTCTTAAAATACGGAAAGGTATACACAAAATTGAAAGATTATCCACCAGCAAAATACACAGGTACTGCAAGAGTCTCAAATTCGATGATAGCAGACGGTTGCATAATATCTGGAACGGTAAGAAATTCGGTTATATTCAGGGGTGTAGTCATAAGGGCAGGAGCACGAGTTGAAAATTCAATAATAATGCAAGATTCAGTAATTGAGGAAGGTGCAGTTGTTAAAAACGCAATAATCGATAAAAATTGTGTTGTCAGAGCCGAACAAGTGCTTGTAGGTGATTTTGAGCCTGTAGTACTTGAAAAGTGGATGGTTATTTAG
- a CDS encoding glucose-1-phosphate adenylyltransferase — MKNVIGLILAGGQGTRLGVLTEKIPKPAVQFGGKYRIIDFTLSNCVNSGIYRIGVLTQYRPHLLNKHIGIGKPWDLDRKGGGVTILQPYSTLTESVWYKGTADAVYQNIEFIEEYDPEYIVVLSGDHIYSMDYSEFVYYHISKGALATIACMEVPLSEAHRFGIMITDIDNKIIDFQEKPREPKSNLASLGIYVFTWEFIKQMLIDDARDEKSDHDFGKNVIPKILSTEKVYAYPFEGYWQDVGTIQSYWETNLELVRPIPPFNLHDPNWRIYTRSEEMQPAYVSESGEVRNSIISEGCEIYGYVENSVISQGVLIGEGSVIKNSVIMTKVEIGSNVIIEDSIIAENTIIKDGCKIGIGKFAESKYDKKVYNSDITVIGMDSILEENCSLGKNVVVGNDRIIPKGTQIESGGFFM, encoded by the coding sequence ATGAAAAACGTAATCGGACTAATCCTTGCTGGAGGGCAAGGTACACGCTTAGGTGTGTTAACCGAAAAAATTCCAAAACCTGCTGTACAATTTGGTGGAAAATACAGAATTATAGATTTTACACTGAGTAATTGTGTAAACTCCGGTATATACAGAATAGGTGTATTAACACAATACAGACCTCATCTTTTAAACAAACATATAGGGATTGGCAAACCTTGGGATCTTGATAGGAAAGGTGGAGGTGTAACCATTCTCCAACCTTATTCGACGTTGACAGAAAGTGTATGGTACAAAGGAACTGCTGATGCTGTATATCAAAACATAGAATTTATTGAGGAGTACGATCCTGAGTACATAGTTGTCCTGTCAGGTGATCATATCTACTCCATGGATTACAGTGAATTTGTTTATTATCATATTTCAAAAGGTGCCCTTGCAACTATTGCGTGCATGGAAGTACCTCTTAGCGAAGCACACAGGTTTGGTATAATGATAACAGACATAGATAACAAGATAATAGACTTTCAAGAAAAACCAAGAGAACCTAAATCGAACCTTGCATCACTTGGTATATACGTTTTTACCTGGGAATTTATAAAACAAATGTTAATTGATGATGCGAGAGATGAAAAAAGTGATCATGACTTTGGTAAAAATGTAATACCAAAAATTCTCTCAACGGAAAAAGTTTACGCTTATCCATTTGAAGGCTACTGGCAAGATGTTGGAACAATACAATCTTACTGGGAAACAAATCTTGAACTTGTTAGACCTATACCCCCGTTTAATCTACACGATCCTAACTGGCGCATTTACACACGTTCTGAGGAAATGCAACCAGCATATGTGTCAGAAAGTGGTGAGGTTAGGAATTCTATAATAAGTGAAGGATGTGAAATATACGGATATGTCGAAAATAGCGTTATATCTCAGGGTGTTTTAATTGGTGAAGGTAGTGTGATTAAAAATAGTGTCATTATGACGAAAGTAGAAATCGGTAGCAATGTTATAATCGAAGACTCAATAATAGCCGAGAATACTATAATAAAAGACGGTTGTAAGATAGGAATCGGAAAATTCGCAGAAAGTAAGTACGATAAAAAAGTGTACAACTCTGACATTACAGTTATAGGTATGGACAGTATTTTAGAAGAAAACTGCTCCTTAGGAAAAAATGTTGTTGTAGGGAATGATAGAATCATACCAAAGGGTACACAAATAGAAAGTGGAGGATTCTTCATGTGA